DNA from Daucus carota subsp. sativus chromosome 1, DH1 v3.0, whole genome shotgun sequence:
GCCTCGATAATATATTCAAGAGATTGCTCCCACAATTCTGATCTCTATTTCTTTTCATGGGGCTCGATAATGTTATCCTCGAAAACAGGCAGGAGAAACATAGCCAAATGTATTCTGCAAAAGTAGTCGTCTCCTTGTGTGCTTGGGAATTAATTGATGGTTATCACACATTCTATCATGATTCATCATTAAATAACAAAACACAACTTTCCTATAAGTCAACaacttttacaatttattttctATGCCTTGCAAAAGTTGACAATAACTACTTAATTCATGCAGGAGAACAATATGTGCATAGCACCCAATATGATTACTAGAACCAGCCAACATTCAACCTTCTATTTGATACCGagttcaaaaaaatttgtaCTGCCGTTATCGTTAAAACTGCCAAAATTAGAGCTAATTTCACTAGTCTTCactaaattcataataaaagatATATTCATTTTATCTTTACCGTTGCAACTGACAAAATGACCAATTCAATAACAAACTCATGTTTCAACATCTAATTACAATTTATAACAACAAGCTAACAACAATCTTACTAatcacaagttcatgatgaagAATGAAGGGAGAAACTACTAAAGAAGGAAGAAACGAACTTTCAAGTTCAAACTTTATCATCGAATTTTAGAGAAACTATAATCATAGCTGAGTTCCAAGATCAAGTTGGACATTGTAAATATTGTGTCTAATGGTCTAGTACATCAAGTGTTCTTTGACATTAGCACCGTGATGTTGAGGAGGGGTCCAAAGCATGACTTCTTCCGTGATTCCGGTAATTAGGTTGTTGAACCTTTATTCGATGGTCATTGGATTATTCAATATATAAGGATTTGATAATTAAGGATTTGATAAATTAATGATGTATTTAGAATGGACAATGTTACACATAAATAGGAACATCAtctaataaagaaaataatggaacctaaattaaatattgacgtaaataataaagatagacaattttaaaataagcattCAAACACAGTTGTGATTACGTACCTAGTGTTAgattatttttctatatatcttatcgaaaataaaattttataatataaaattcaactacaTTTTCtgtatatcttatcgaaaataagaattgtacatattatcttacaaatcttaaatataaattatattatatttattattgttagtttgaataaatataattctactCATTCAACCTTTTTTCCACACTTAGCTTACAACCTCTCAATTCCAAATTGTTTGGAgcgtgtgtgtgtctatatatatatatatatatatatatatatatattaaatttatgtatattaaattaatgaCATGAGCAACGGTTAGAGGTCTAAAATCAAACacatgaataaaattattatttttaacatatcACTTACACGGACAGCCTTGTCAGCCTAGTTTTTTTAAACGATTACGTAGTCTAGTCTTCACCAAAtttacaattaaatatattcGTTCTACTATTACCATTGCAACTGACAAAATTAGAACTAATTTTACTAATTTTCACCAAATtcatagttaaaaaaaatattcattttaccGTTACTGTGTCAACTGATAAAATTAGAGTTAATTTCACTGACAAAATTCGATCCTCACTAATTGAATAAGAAACTCATATTTCGTCCATGGAGACAAAACATgataaaatttgtataatacAGAATACTAAACTCATGGATGTGTTTTATGTATGTGTACGAGGAatcaaaaattttctttttatttttccatatttatataattacacaacatatataaaaataataactaaaataattttcaaatttattaaataaattatttaaaactattatataaaaaatattcattcCATATTCTGATTCCAAAACTCATATCACTTGTCGACACAACTATCCTAAACTATTATTTGTCCACCGTCTTACGTTCTAAAATACAATAATTTGTTTATCTTTAACATCATCGTAAAGTATCGTGATGTTGTGGTCTTTTTTTCTATCAAAACTGAACTTCTTGTGTTTTGTACACAAAAtctatactattttattatttctataattttataatatgtattaTTCAATAATTTGCTTCTAGAGTATATTTTGGTCAATTAATACtttaatatataacttaaaCTTAAAGAATCTTTCGAATAATATTCTCATCTTAtcattcttttaaaaatatacttttacTTTTTACAAAAGTCTGtgaaaatattgttttttaatttttctaatggGTTGCAATCAAATACAACCGAATACGATCAAAATCAACATTTAATACACTCATGCAATCGAAATACCTCAGATTGCTTTGAGTAGTTCCAGTTACTTTTAATTGCAGAATGtggttttataaatattttaaaaaagttagtAAAActgcaaaaaaaattgaaaaatcacAATAGTTTTGATAAATCCCCTCAGCCTAATTATATAGAACAAATCTTCTACCCAAATTATTATACGTTTATATTTTGGGAATGAGGCCATGCCCATAAAGCCCATCTGTTGAgcctaaaatatttttagacCCACGGCCCAGAGTAGCCGCTGATGATATATCCTGATAAGTCCAAAAACCCAGGAAGCAGACACGTGGAAGAAAAAAGTAACACGTGTTAGAAAGCCACACAGCTTTTACTCTGACAGCGACACGTACTAACGTACATTTGGTTACATGCATATCAAAACTCACATAGCATGTAAACGAAAGAAACTGAGTCATTGAGATCGAGCTTTGTTCTTTCATCTGCGATCAAGTAagattaatttttcttaatcatttataatttaaaatctattgCACCATCGTTTGTATAATTAAAGACTTGATCATGATTTAATATTCGTGTGTATGTTTCATGATaatcatgattatatatttttgagtgCTATGGCCTTCTTGAAATGTTTTAAATATACTGTGATTTGTAGGGGTGTGCATTCAGTTTGGTTAATCAAAACTACGTATGATCTGAAAGAACAATTGTAAATGATGTTTTATGTTGTTTTAATGTTGTGTGTTATGGTTGATCTGTTCGATGAAATAAACCTGTGCGTGTTGTTTTACGGAGTTTTCGAAATTATTGTATCTTTGGTCATAGAACTTTTTGGAGGggtgtaattttttatttttaaggtGCAGGAATTGTAAATAAATTGCacgtatatattattttctagaATTTATACTTTTTCCACTTATTTCCGAAAAATGAGATGAGACGAACTAACTATAATTATGTATGATTTTCGAAGTTATTGGCTTGAGCTAGTTTTCgttattgtttttgaattaatcTGTTTCTAATATACGGATGATGTCGGTTCGGTGTGTGACAATCCTGGTTGCTCTACTAGTTGGTGATTGTTTTTGAGTAAGCAACTTGTTAGAATAGTTGTATTTATTCATCTTCACTTGTAATTGCCTGAATTggaaatatatgtatttgattAGCTTGTCTATTTTTATCGTATTGGGGTATGCAATTTAGATGCATAATTGTGTAATTCTGAAGTGCTGGGGGCATAAGTAGTTTTGGGGAGAGTTTCCGACGTTCCTTAATTGTTGTGGAGCCcttctatattttaaaacaattttaaaaaaaattaatagtatCTCTCAACCTCCTTTGTTTATGGAGGTTGATGGTTCGAATCAAATCATGTCAAAGACGATCAATTGAAAGAATTTAATGTTGAAAAAATGTTAAGAAAGTGTCCCATGCCCCTTGCTGAATCCGTATAAGCTGGTTATTTGTATAACTTAGTCCTTTGTTCTGATTTAATGAACCTCTTGTTAGTTCAATTGGGGGCGGAGTGTATAATGTCATCATCTTCATGGTTTATCCTATGCATTGTTTATTCCTCAATAGCCTAATGCTACGCTTGTTTCGGTTGGAAGAACAAAATAGGGTATAAGTGGaatggaattttttgaaaaaaaattgaagcaGAAAGGAAGGACAAAGCAGGGAATGACTAATGTGAATGAGATTCCAAACTAAGAGACGACCAGGATATAGGAATGAACATTCAGCTGCTCTCTAACATTCTATATAGAACTTTTATGATGGAAGATCAATATTTGTTAATTCCGTATAGTACTACTGCATAAGTTATCCATGCTTGTCTGTTTTATTCACTGTGTCACTCTGAAGAGTCatctgattgatttttttttacaatttacaTGTTGGTGCCCGTGCGAGTACACTCGTGTATGAACTACTGTCTGATCTTCTACATACAGGTTTATCAACATTTTGAATCAAGAGAAGCagacaaaatttaaattcttacagACATGTCTGGTGTATCACTTGCTGTCGCTCCTCGTTCTGAGGCTGATCAAAGCAAAGTCTCTGGGATGACCTCACAGCAAAAATCTTCTCATCGCCCACAGCAAGATCAGACTGGAGGTGTAATGGGATCCCTGCGTGTAATTGAACTACAATTAGTTGCTTTCATAATGGTTTTTTCTGCTAGTGGCCTAGTTCCACTCCTTGACCTTGTTTTTCCAGCCTTTGCCACGGCTTATCTTTTTGCACTCTCTCGACTAGCTTTCCCTGCCCATGGCAAAACTAATGCCCCTCCAGAGGTATTTCATAACAGTAAACTCTTCCGCTTTTATGTTATTCTTGGGACCACCATAGGGCTGTTCTTCCCATTGGCTTACGTTCTAGGTGGATTTGCAAGGGGTGATGATCATGCTGTTCGGTCAGCGACTCCCCATTTGTTTCTGCTCTCATTTCAGATCCTAACCGAGAACTTAATCAGTGGATTCGCTTTGTTTTCGCCTCCGGTGAGGGCATTGGTACCTTTGCTTTATACGATTAGAAGGCTTTTTGTGATTCTTGACTGGCTACAAGATGTATGGTTGAATAAAACCCTGTCATCAGATGCCAAGTTGAAGGCAAGTCTTTTCTCTCTGGCAATATGTTTACTTTATCATCATCGTTGCTCCTTGTTTTACGCTGTTATTTTAACTCTTCTGCGGTACTAATTCTGACAAAAATGGCTTAGGATGTCTCGTGGTATTGGTTTGGGAGGAGCTTAGCTGCAGCAAATCTAGCCTATTTTTCAATCAATCTGCTCGTATTCCTTATTCCGCGCTTCCTGCCACGAGCATTTGAGAGGTATTTCAGTGAGAGGGATGAAATGCATTCCAAGGCTGCAGAAGACAATTACGCCAAAGCTGCAGCAAAGCAATCCAAGTCTGCCGATGAAAAGAAATCTGATTAACTTCTGCTGTTAAATATAACGAGAAACAGACCTTGTTGCTTTGAACTTAAAATGTAATTTGTTAGTCGCTTACATTTCATGGTATGTACTGCAACTGAAATTGTAGTTTTTAAGGCGCTTACTATGTGAATAATGTGTGTTATTTAGTACTAGTTTGTATAATACAAGTGCCCTagatgtttatgatttttagcACCGGGTTGAATGTGTTTGATATTTCAATACTCAATCTGCTGGATGCATTTAGCTTTGATCGTGTTTACCCCTGACTGTGTACTCGCTTAGATGTTTTTGAGAGAACTTGTTACTTAACATCGCTTAGATGTTTTTGAGAGAACTTgttacttaacatggtatcgcTATCGGAGTTCAGACTAACACTTTGAGATTTAACATAGTATTAGAGCTCTCGGAGTTCAGATTAACACTTTGAGGTTTGACATGGTATCATCAGAGGTTTTGGGAGAGCTTAGGCCAACACCAGAGAATTGGTCACAGTGTAATGAAGATGATTCAGTATAATATTAACATTTATAGATTATATAGATGGTTAACAGCATAATAAAGATGATTCAGTGTAATATTAACATGTATAGATGGTGTATTATTCCAAGAGTTTGTGTTTGCAATCAGGGGAGACTTGTTATCTGTACAAATGAATCTGTTATATATCGATGTTTTTTTTCCCTAATATGGATCCTTAAGATGCATATTCTAGGCCTCTCTTTCCTTCCCGTTCCCCTTTAGGTAGGGGCAAGGGAAATGCAATAGTGCAAAATTTGGTGAGCAAGTAGCTTCAGCTTCATTCCGGGGATGGCCAATGTGCTTGGTTTCTCGGAATCGTCTGCTGGCTACTTCCAGGTGCAGCTTCTGTGGAAATATTCGTGTTCTTCAGCAGTAGACATGGTCTGCCTCTTCGTCGTCTTGTCTTGACGGATGATTTCTACCTCCTCGAGCTCTGATTTTATGTTTCTCAGATATCTGGATATGTAAACCGTTAGGGAACTGGAGGCCTGGTGTTCGGACAATGTCTCCTCCTTTCATGAGTACCCATCTGAGGATTTTGATGCAATGAGTTAGTTGTATCTGCAGCAGAATGTGCAGAGAAAATCGCAGGAGTGTAATGATAAATGTACCTGTACTTAGTGACCAAGCAGTGAAGAAAAACCGCCATTTGGACCTTAGTGAAATCGGTTCCAACACAAAATCTCATTCCGCCTCCAAAAGCCATGAAATTCTTTGATGCGCCCTTTAATTCTGATTCCTGCATTTGATTATGTAGAGACTTGAGAATTCAGAGCCAATGTTGTTCTGTAAAGAACTCTAATCTTATATCTTATTTACAAACGTTTTGCATCTGCGTTAACTGACAGGTAAGGCGCGAGGTAAGAAGAGAACATTGGCTTACCTCCCATCTCCAAGGATTAAACTGAAGAGGATCTTTGTAGGTGGAAGGGTTTAAGTGCACAGCCGGAGGACACACCATCACTGCCCAACCTGCGGGAATGGTATGTTCTGCATAAACGATGATTCTTTGTTAATATGCTACGCTGATTTGAGCTTCTGCAGTAGTTCTCAGAAAATTTTGTACAATAGCTAGTACTTACCCTTGTACTTGATATCTTTCAACGCTTTTCTGAATATTCCTGGAACTATATTTCCGAGTCTTGCTGTTTCATTTATGACCTGCAGATCAGTCAGTTCAGTTAGCACAGAGCAAGTACTTGTGTCAACTTTTATGTCAGATTTTCCGCTTGACAATGGAACTTTGAAACACACCTGAAATGTGAACTTCATTGATTTGTATTCTTTCCATGTGAGTCCAAGCTCTGAATCTTCCCTTTTCCTTAGAATCGCGTCATGTTCTTCCTGTGGGTGAAATTCAGCATGTTAACTGTGGTATTCATGAAAAACTGTCTGGTTCCTTGTTATGTCAATAGATATCTCTACTTACTGTTAATTCCTTTAACACATGAGGATTCTCTGCAAGCATTTTAATGGCGAAAGTTATAGCCAGCGAAGTTGTCTCAAAGCTAGCAAACAGTAGTACAAACATCAAGTCCAGAGCTACTGCTTCTGTAAGGACAGTATCCTTTCTCTGAAGTTCTTCTAGGACGTAATCATAGAAATCCCTTTGGACCTTGTTAGGTCTTCTCCGTCTTTCTTCTAGCATGTTCTCCAGCATTGTCATCGCCTTCTTCCTTCCCTGATAGAACTCAGAGAAGtcaaaatcatatatacaaatatgcaCAATTCTGTCTAGGGAGATCCCTCTCCTTCTGGTATAGCGACAAATTATGTCTATGGTTTCTTGAATTTGGTCtccataaaatattttagctgTGATGACAAATGTGATAAAAATCGGCATTGCAGGAACTATTCTTATCTGGGATTAAAACCAGAGTTGAAGCCAGGTCCAGTTTACCTGTAAACACTTGTGGTAAGCTGTTCCAGGAATGTTTAGTGGGAAGGAGATTAGTCCTTTTATAAAAGCTACAAAGTTCTCGCGCAAATTCTCTGAAGACTTCTCTGGATCATGACTAATAAGTTTCTTTGCAGTCAGGTCGAATATCATCTGCAAACATCAAAGCCTTTAAGTTAATATATGAACAGAACCAGTAGC
Protein-coding regions in this window:
- the LOC108225240 gene encoding uncharacterized protein LOC108225240, with translation MSGVSLAVAPRSEADQSKVSGMTSQQKSSHRPQQDQTGGVMGSLRVIELQLVAFIMVFSASGLVPLLDLVFPAFATAYLFALSRLAFPAHGKTNAPPEVFHNSKLFRFYVILGTTIGLFFPLAYVLGGFARGDDHAVRSATPHLFLLSFQILTENLISGFALFSPPVRALVPLLYTIRRLFVILDWLQDVWLNKTLSSDAKLKDVSWYWFGRSLAAANLAYFSINLLVFLIPRFLPRAFERYFSERDEMHSKAAEDNYAKAAAKQSKSADEKKSD
- the LOC108197614 gene encoding cytochrome P450 87A3 isoform X1, translated to MWTVCLCIAALVALSFVHWIHRWSNPRCNGNLPPGSMGLPLLGESLEFFASNSSSDIPPFVKERMKRYDQLLIYKYSCPLWFPLTEFVCRYGPVFRTSLVGRPVIVSTNSDLNYYIFQQEGRLFQSWYPDTFTEIFGKQNVGSLHGFIYKYLKGMVLNLFGPESLRKMLTEVEQAANKSLDMWSRQETVELKDASAAMIFDLTAKKLISHDPEKSSENLRENFVAFIKGLISFPLNIPGTAYHKCLQGRKKAMTMLENMLEERRRRPNKVQRDFYDYVLEELQRKDTVLTEAVALDLMFVLLFASFETTSLAITFAIKMLAENPHVLKELTEEHDAILRKREDSELGLTWKEYKSMKFTFQVINETARLGNIVPGIFRKALKDIKYKEHTIPAGWAVMVCPPAVHLNPSTYKDPLQFNPWRWEESELKGASKNFMAFGGGMRFCVGTDFTKVQMAVFLHCLVTKYRWVLMKGGDIVRTPGLQFPNGLHIQISEKHKIRARGGRNHPSRQDDEEADHVYC
- the LOC108197614 gene encoding cytochrome P450 87A3 isoform X2, which encodes MWTVCLCIAALVALSFVHWIHRWSNPRCNGNLPPGSMGLPLLGESLEFFASNSSSDIPPFVKERMKRYGPVFRTSLVGRPVIVSTNSDLNYYIFQQEGRLFQSWYPDTFTEIFGKQNVGSLHGFIYKYLKGMVLNLFGPESLRKMLTEVEQAANKSLDMWSRQETVELKDASAAMIFDLTAKKLISHDPEKSSENLRENFVAFIKGLISFPLNIPGTAYHKCLQGRKKAMTMLENMLEERRRRPNKVQRDFYDYVLEELQRKDTVLTEAVALDLMFVLLFASFETTSLAITFAIKMLAENPHVLKELTEEHDAILRKREDSELGLTWKEYKSMKFTFQVINETARLGNIVPGIFRKALKDIKYKEHTIPAGWAVMVCPPAVHLNPSTYKDPLQFNPWRWEESELKGASKNFMAFGGGMRFCVGTDFTKVQMAVFLHCLVTKYRWVLMKGGDIVRTPGLQFPNGLHIQISEKHKIRARGGRNHPSRQDDEEADHVYC